The genomic stretch TCCTTGAATTTTCTCTCCTGAATGAGACCGGCTATCACCACGGTCTCACCGTCCTTTATCCGGACGATCGTATCGGCTTCCCGTGTCGTGATGACAGGCACTCTGCCTTGCGAGTCCGGATTGGGAGAATTGACATAGCTTGAGATCGTCGAGTACACCGGGTGCACGCTCAGTATGATATTGCCGTTCTCATCGATCTGCGGGATTACGTCGAGAACAATCCCCACGTTCATGAATTTCGGGGTATACGTGGCGACCGGAGTGGCACTTCCACCATAGGCCAGAGATTCGTCAAAGTAGACCTCCTGCGTCGTCGCCTTTATAACGGCCCTCTGGTTGTTGAGCGTTGATATCTTCGGATTCGAGAGTACCTGTGTCTCGTATTCAGATTGGAGCGCCTCGACGTAGGACCCGGAGATGTCAAGCTCTCCCGAGGAAGGTGAACCGACAAAGAAACGGAACACCGGTTGCGTGATGCTGAAATCGGCGGGCGTGGTGAAGTTCTGCGTAACGCTGATGTTCGCAAAACTTCCAACCCTTGTGTTCACAAGCTTCCAGTTGATACCCTGACGCGACCCGGCGTTCAGTATCACTTCAACTATCTTCGCTTCGATGAGGATCTGCCTGTGCATGGGTTTTTCAAGACCGTCGAGGAGCATGGAAACCCGTTTCAGGTTCTTCGGGTAATCAGCCACCATGATCGTGAAAGCCTGTCGATTTATCGCAAACTTCCCATCCGCCGACAGCATGGGTTTCAGGTTGTCTTCAAGGCTTTTCCACAGATCAGATTCGGTCTCGCTTCTTATTTCGAGCGTCTTGTCTTCGCTGCTCGTGGTACCGGAACTTGTCGTCGTGCTGGACGAACCTCCCTCCTTCCATGTCACCTTGCTTGTCGCGGTCTTTTTCAACGAAAGGTAATTGATCGTGAATATCTTCGTCTCCACCTTGGGCCTGGAAACGTAGACAGTCCTGTCCTCTATCTTGTATGCGTAATTGAGCGGTTCAAGTATGTATTCGAGGGCCTTAGACAGACTGACCTGCTTGAGATCGACTGTCGTGAGACCCTT from Syntrophorhabdaceae bacterium encodes the following:
- a CDS encoding secretin and TonB N-terminal domain-containing protein yields the protein MKIRWIPLVLLCFLLSCTHSQKAPDKMAAKPPDIPSPVSFQVDKEPKAAARQPEDLYSFSLREANVKDILRAIAKQTDYNVVVEPDVKGLTTVDLKQVSLSKALEYILEPLNYAYKIEDRTVYVSRPKVETKIFTINYLSLKKTATSKVTWKEGGSSSTTTSSGTTSSEDKTLEIRSETESDLWKSLEDNLKPMLSADGKFAINRQAFTIMVADYPKNLKRVSMLLDGLEKPMHRQILIEAKIVEVILNAGSRQGINWKLVNTRVGSFANISVTQNFTTPADFSITQPVFRFFVGSPSSGELDISGSYVEALQSEYETQVLSNPKISTLNNQRAVIKATTQEVYFDESLAYGGSATPVATYTPKFMNVGIVLDVIPQIDENGNIILSVHPVYSTISSYVNSPNPDSQGRVPVITTREADTIVRIKDGETVVIAGLIQERKFKDRTGIKGLSSVPLLGQLFRMDTEEKRNTELVVFLTPKIIYAK